A single window of Elusimicrobiota bacterium DNA harbors:
- a CDS encoding HAD hydrolase family protein, whose amino-acid sequence MKKEILNRAKKIKLIAMDLDGVLTKGEMIVLESGEEVKIWDIRDRLAYTLLKKSGLDINLAWITGRASKQVEIRAAELKIKYFYQGIPDKLAPFEEIVKIGNYEYSQIAFLGDDWLDIPLLRRAGLSICPKDAVPEAKKAAHYISKYNGGYGVFREAVEIILRAQGAYNRVFGIYNK is encoded by the coding sequence ATGAAAAAAGAAATTTTAAATAGGGCAAAAAAAATAAAATTGATCGCTATGGACCTGGATGGAGTCCTTACCAAGGGTGAGATGATAGTCCTGGAATCCGGCGAAGAAGTCAAAATCTGGGATATCAGGGACCGGCTGGCATACACGCTGCTTAAAAAAAGCGGCCTGGATATTAACCTGGCCTGGATTACCGGAAGGGCTTCAAAACAGGTGGAAATACGTGCGGCGGAACTGAAAATTAAATATTTCTACCAGGGAATTCCGGATAAACTGGCGCCGTTTGAAGAGATTGTAAAAATCGGCAATTATGAATATTCGCAGATAGCATTTCTTGGCGATGATTGGCTGGACATACCGCTGCTTAGACGCGCCGGGCTTTCTATCTGCCCTAAAGATGCCGTGCCGGAAGCAAAAAAAGCAGCTCACTATATAAGCAAATATAACGGCGGTTATGGTGTTTTCCGTGAAGCAGTGGAGATAATTCTGAGAGCACAAGGGGCTTACAACAGGGTTTTCGGAATTTACAATAAATAG
- a CDS encoding lysophospholipid acyltransferase family protein has product MAYRRHYIRRRIYYWVILLFLKSVRIFTFKGSQRLGGFFGWIGFYLVKRYSAIARQNLKNCFPEKSDKEIRSLAKRVFINQGKNFFEFINLNKLNKDNVSTVVNFTGAEDFKAVYSQNKGVLMIAAHFSNWELLGVAIAQNGFPLSVIARKLYIEELDELLIQSRESMGMKIIRRGLNDSPMGILRALKKNHCLAMLIDQNIKSVPGVYVDFFGKKALTPSGLAALALKTGAPVVSGMIIREKDDTFKVEMSKQVELIKTGNEEQDLIKNTQLFTNIIESYIRKYPEQWVWFHKRWDQ; this is encoded by the coding sequence ATGGCGTATAGACGGCATTATATCAGAAGAAGAATTTACTATTGGGTTATCCTTTTATTTTTAAAATCAGTCCGTATTTTTACATTTAAGGGTTCGCAAAGATTGGGCGGTTTTTTTGGATGGATCGGATTCTATTTGGTAAAAAGATACAGCGCCATAGCCCGGCAGAACCTGAAAAACTGTTTTCCTGAAAAATCGGATAAAGAAATCAGGTCTTTGGCAAAAAGAGTTTTCATCAACCAGGGAAAAAACTTTTTTGAGTTTATAAACTTGAATAAACTCAACAAGGACAATGTTTCTACTGTAGTGAACTTTACCGGCGCAGAAGATTTTAAGGCAGTTTACAGTCAGAATAAAGGCGTGCTGATGATTGCGGCCCATTTCAGTAACTGGGAACTGCTCGGCGTGGCTATAGCACAAAATGGTTTTCCTCTCAGCGTTATAGCGAGAAAACTCTACATTGAAGAACTTGATGAGCTGCTTATACAGTCAAGAGAATCAATGGGGATGAAAATCATCCGCCGCGGCCTGAACGATTCACCGATGGGGATTTTGAGGGCTTTAAAGAAAAACCATTGCCTGGCAATGCTGATAGACCAGAATATAAAATCCGTGCCGGGTGTTTATGTTGATTTTTTCGGAAAGAAAGCGCTTACACCTTCAGGGCTTGCGGCGCTGGCTCTAAAAACCGGCGCGCCGGTTGTTTCCGGGATGATAATCAGGGAAAAGGACGATACTTTCAAAGTTGAAATGTCAAAGCAGGTTGAGCTGATAAAAACTGGAAATGAAGAGCAGGATTTAATAAAGAACACTCAGCTTTTTACTAACATAATTGAGTCCTACATAAGGAAATACCCGGAGCAGTGGGTCTGGTTTCATAAAAGATGGGATCAATAG
- the lptC gene encoding LPS export ABC transporter periplasmic protein LptC, which produces MKINRIILILLVCAFAGCSDEALTSKPQTGPEQVLKKFTAFESKNGIKNWTLTAREAQIFESQKNAKLKDFLVNFFTDDGKHIKAILKAKSGEIDTSKNDFYTKGPTTITSTDNTVLQSADLRYKSDTKKIYGDSYVKLIKADGIVEGKGLEAEPDLSSVIIKESVAQGSK; this is translated from the coding sequence GTGAAAATCAACAGAATAATTTTAATACTCTTAGTTTGCGCGTTTGCCGGGTGTTCTGATGAAGCGCTCACTAGCAAGCCGCAGACAGGCCCTGAACAGGTTTTAAAAAAGTTCACGGCATTCGAATCTAAAAATGGAATAAAAAACTGGACCCTTACTGCCCGGGAAGCGCAAATTTTTGAATCCCAAAAAAATGCCAAGCTTAAGGATTTCCTTGTAAATTTTTTTACGGATGACGGCAAACATATTAAAGCCATACTGAAAGCCAAGTCAGGAGAAATTGATACCAGTAAAAATGATTTCTATACAAAAGGCCCTACTACAATTACCAGCACTGACAATACAGTCTTGCAGAGCGCCGATTTAAGGTACAAGTCGGATACGAAAAAGATTTACGGTGATTCTTATGTGAAATTGATTAAAGCTGACGGCATAGTCGAAGGTAAAGGGCTTGAAGCAGAACCGGACTTGTCTTCCGTAATCATTAAAGAAAGCGTGGCGCAGGGAAGCAAATGA
- the lptB gene encoding LPS export ABC transporter ATP-binding protein produces the protein MKLKAQNLVKSFKKGKKVVDGVTLEVKKGEIVGLLGPNGAGKTTIFKMIVGSYTPDAGKVFIGDKDMTNMPMYMRARSGVSYLPQEPSIFRKLTVEDNFVAITEFLKMPQETKKAKIESSIKEFGLEKLRKQKAYSLSGGEKRRTEIARALLIDPVFLLLDEPFVGIDPITVTEIQNMIKVLKQKHIGILITDHNVRETLEIIDRAYIIYDGKILLEGDAKSLLNSPEARRLYLGEKFQV, from the coding sequence ATGAAATTAAAAGCGCAGAATTTGGTAAAAAGTTTTAAAAAAGGCAAAAAGGTTGTTGACGGAGTAACACTTGAGGTTAAAAAAGGAGAAATCGTAGGGTTACTCGGCCCTAATGGCGCAGGTAAAACTACCATTTTTAAGATGATAGTGGGTTCTTATACTCCGGATGCCGGGAAAGTTTTTATAGGCGATAAGGATATGACGAATATGCCCATGTATATGCGCGCCCGCTCGGGCGTATCTTACCTGCCTCAGGAACCCTCAATTTTCCGCAAACTTACCGTGGAGGATAACTTTGTTGCAATTACTGAGTTCCTGAAGATGCCGCAGGAAACCAAAAAAGCAAAGATAGAAAGCTCTATAAAAGAGTTTGGTTTGGAAAAACTACGCAAACAGAAAGCTTATTCGCTTTCAGGAGGAGAAAAAAGGCGTACAGAAATTGCCCGGGCCCTGCTTATTGACCCGGTTTTTTTATTATTAGACGAACCATTTGTCGGCATTGACCCTATCACAGTGACAGAAATACAGAACATGATAAAAGTCCTCAAACAAAAACATATAGGAATACTGATTACTGACCACAATGTAAGGGAAACTCTGGAGATTATTGACCGCGCTTATATTATTTATGACGGTAAAATACTTTTGGAGGGCGATGCAAAAAGCTTGCTTAACAGCCCGGAAGCCAGAAGGCTGTATTTAGGAGAGAAGTTCCAAGTTTAA
- the raiA gene encoding ribosome-associated translation inhibitor RaiA produces MKISITTRNVKLTKPLEDYVTKKIEKLTHFLMHQIINAQVKMEVEKYRQIVEIKLHVEGHIFKAKEVSSDMYAAVDLTTDKLERQVNKFKEIQKGHHSKHPAKQEIYRMSDGSAPQDILGTRKQDLKYFTPKQALNEMDALELNFFAFSNRYTDKVTIVYKKENGGNGLLELNY; encoded by the coding sequence ATGAAAATCAGCATCACGACAAGAAATGTCAAGCTGACAAAACCGCTGGAAGATTACGTTACTAAAAAAATTGAGAAGCTGACCCATTTTCTCATGCATCAGATCATTAATGCCCAGGTTAAAATGGAAGTGGAAAAGTACAGGCAGATAGTGGAAATAAAACTTCATGTAGAAGGACATATTTTTAAGGCAAAAGAGGTTTCTTCCGACATGTATGCGGCGGTCGACCTTACCACAGACAAGCTTGAAAGGCAGGTAAACAAATTCAAAGAAATCCAGAAAGGCCATCATAGCAAACACCCGGCAAAACAGGAAATTTACCGCATGTCTGACGGATCAGCTCCACAGGATATACTGGGAACAAGGAAACAGGATTTGAAATATTTTACTCCCAAACAGGCATTGAACGAAATGGATGCGCTTGAATTAAATTTCTTCGCTTTTTCAAACAGGTATACCGACAAGGTCACGATAGTATACAAAAAAGAAAACGGCGGCAATGGCTTGCTTGAATTGAACTATTGA
- a CDS encoding PTS sugar transporter subunit IIA has protein sequence MIKIFEFLYPKAIILELQSKDKKGAVSELVECVMKEKKLKDSNKAIASVMEREKLGTTGIGQGVAIPHGRTDAVSDLVGAVGISRQGVEFEALDGEPVHIIFLLLSPPDSGGQHLRALAKVSRLCKDKFFRQALLESKSKEEVLKIIQQEDEL, from the coding sequence TTGATAAAGATTTTCGAGTTTTTGTACCCAAAAGCAATAATTCTTGAACTCCAGTCAAAGGACAAGAAAGGCGCTGTAAGCGAGTTGGTTGAATGTGTTATGAAGGAAAAGAAATTAAAGGATTCCAATAAAGCAATTGCATCCGTGATGGAGAGGGAAAAACTTGGAACTACCGGCATTGGCCAGGGAGTAGCGATACCCCACGGAAGGACTGATGCAGTAAGCGATCTTGTCGGAGCTGTAGGCATTTCCAGGCAGGGGGTGGAGTTTGAAGCCCTGGATGGCGAACCTGTTCATATCATCTTTTTGCTCCTGTCACCTCCGGATTCAGGCGGACAGCACCTTAGGGCACTGGCCAAAGTTTCCAGGCTTTGCAAAGACAAGTTTTTCAGGCAGGCATTGCTTGAATCTAAAAGTAAAGAGGAAGTGTTGAAAATAATCCAGCAGGAAGATGAACTGTAA
- the hprK gene encoding HPr(Ser) kinase/phosphatase, which yields MIKYSVGDLFNNKGKVLSLSIITGKEGFSRTIVQPEINRLGLALTGHFTHFPAEQIHIWGAAEQTYAQKLSPETRLKVFKDLINSYSQMPCIIVTKDFQPPEELIDLCGEYKLPLMKTSGQTSEFLINLYLALEEQLAPSIQMHGVLVEIYGLGVLITGESGIGKSECALELIKRGHMLVADDIVKIRRRTRGILVGSAEKIISHHIEVRGLGIIDVQSIFGLGAIMNSAKIELVVKLEEWNLIQEYDRLGIEEKVTNILGTNIPEIIMPVRQGRNLAVLLEIAALNQRLKQSGHYSAKLLNEKLIREMAPDRVREKKEGND from the coding sequence ATGATAAAATATTCAGTGGGCGATTTATTCAACAACAAAGGCAAAGTTTTATCCTTATCCATAATAACAGGTAAAGAAGGTTTTTCTCGCACGATCGTTCAACCCGAGATAAACCGTTTAGGCCTTGCTTTGACCGGGCACTTTACGCATTTCCCTGCGGAACAAATTCATATTTGGGGGGCTGCAGAGCAGACTTATGCGCAAAAACTTTCTCCGGAAACGCGCCTTAAGGTATTTAAAGATTTGATAAATTCATATTCTCAAATGCCCTGTATAATAGTAACCAAGGATTTCCAGCCGCCTGAAGAATTAATTGATTTATGCGGAGAATATAAATTGCCTCTGATGAAGACTTCAGGCCAGACTTCAGAGTTTTTAATTAATCTTTACCTGGCCCTGGAAGAACAATTGGCGCCTAGTATTCAAATGCATGGCGTGTTGGTTGAAATTTACGGGCTTGGCGTGCTTATCACGGGCGAATCAGGAATAGGCAAATCAGAATGCGCTTTGGAGCTTATAAAAAGAGGGCATATGCTTGTTGCCGATGATATTGTGAAAATAAGGCGCAGGACCAGGGGAATCCTGGTCGGCAGCGCAGAAAAAATTATAAGCCATCATATCGAAGTCCGCGGGCTAGGGATTATAGATGTCCAGTCAATTTTTGGTTTAGGGGCCATTATGAATAGCGCGAAAATTGAACTGGTGGTAAAGCTTGAGGAATGGAATTTAATCCAGGAATACGACAGGCTGGGTATTGAAGAAAAGGTTACAAATATTCTTGGCACTAATATACCTGAAATAATAATGCCTGTACGGCAGGGAAGAAACCTGGCAGTCCTGCTTGAGATAGCGGCTCTGAACCAGCGGTTGAAGCAGAGCGGGCATTATAGCGCAAAATTACTTAATGAAAAACTTATTCGGGAAATGGCCCCGGACAGGGTCCGGGAAAAGAAAGAAGGAAATGATTAA
- a CDS encoding PTS fructose transporter subunit IIA, translating to MINILIVTHGDLGEKLGKGAEMIIGRHVDVSAFQIPPDESQESLKDKVGRVIKEIDKGDGILVLTDLLGGTPCNIVLPYTKMHNLEIISGVNLYMLITALINKDKLPLKDLAKKVIDAGQKNIVDVKKIFLGKLDSGQI from the coding sequence ATGATTAATATCCTGATTGTTACGCATGGTGATTTAGGGGAAAAGTTGGGAAAAGGAGCTGAAATGATAATAGGCCGCCATGTCGATGTAAGCGCATTTCAAATACCTCCCGACGAATCGCAGGAATCTCTTAAAGATAAAGTAGGCCGGGTTATAAAGGAAATCGATAAAGGTGACGGAATATTAGTTTTGACCGACCTGCTGGGCGGTACGCCGTGCAATATAGTCCTGCCTTACACAAAAATGCATAACCTTGAGATAATAAGCGGGGTTAATTTATATATGCTTATTACCGCTTTAATAAATAAAGACAAATTGCCGTTAAAGGACCTGGCAAAAAAAGTCATTGACGCAGGCCAAAAAAATATTGTGGATGTAAAAAAAATATTTTTGGGAAAATTAGACAGCGGACAGATATAA
- a CDS encoding PTS sugar transporter subunit IIB, translating to MAIILARIDDRLVHGQVIEGWLRVLNASFIIVVNDLVAADKMQSALYSISIPSGIHIECLTVGEAIKKFTSGYFEKEKVLALFSNPFDVLELIKGGVELSSVNVGGLHFSAGKQQIGTGLSLNDQDVTALREIAKLGVEVEGRVLPLDERHNVIDLIAKYYKNEKN from the coding sequence ATGGCAATAATTCTTGCAAGAATTGATGACAGGCTTGTTCACGGACAGGTGATTGAAGGCTGGCTGCGGGTTCTTAACGCCAGTTTTATAATCGTTGTTAATGACCTGGTCGCCGCTGACAAAATGCAATCTGCCTTATACAGTATTTCCATACCTTCCGGAATACATATAGAATGCCTTACTGTCGGAGAAGCTATAAAAAAATTTACCAGTGGCTATTTTGAAAAAGAAAAGGTGCTGGCGCTTTTTTCGAACCCTTTTGACGTGCTTGAATTGATTAAAGGCGGAGTTGAGCTGTCTTCAGTGAATGTCGGGGGCCTGCACTTTTCGGCCGGCAAGCAGCAGATAGGCACAGGGCTTTCTCTTAATGACCAGGATGTAACCGCCCTCAGGGAAATAGCAAAACTGGGTGTTGAGGTTGAAGGAAGAGTGCTTCCTCTGGATGAACGGCATAATGTAATTGATTTAATCGCGAAATATTATAAAAATGAAAAAAATTAA